One segment of Pontibacter akesuensis DNA contains the following:
- the nuoF gene encoding NADH-quinone oxidoreductase subunit NuoF codes for MEKPLTQHIVPGRKPLNLKEYEKVGGYQSVRKALKMTPAEVQTLVKDSNLKGRGGAGFNTGLKWSFVPMGPEAATPKYLVANADEMEPGTFKDRVLLEGNPHQLIEGMIVAAYAIQASISYVFLRWAYRLAAREITQAIQEAHAAGYLGKNILGSGFDLEMHLHTGVGRYMCGEETALLNALEGKRANPRAKPPFPQVSGLFGKPTIVNNVETLCNLPHILNNGVEWFKSLSKSPDAGTKLYGVSGRVKTPGCWELPMGVTIRELLEVYAGGMQDGYLFRGLLPGGASTDFLVEEHLDVPMDFGSIQAAGSRMGTGTMIILDDQTCPVGFVHNLQHFFAQESCGFCTPCREGLPWVEKILLAIDKGEGKPEHLLTLDFHTKYLGPGNTFCALAPGAMEPLQSALKYFREDFERHIYEHHCPLSKSKAWQPSI; via the coding sequence ATGGAGAAGCCGCTTACCCAACACATTGTACCTGGCCGCAAGCCGCTCAACCTGAAGGAATACGAGAAGGTAGGTGGCTACCAGTCTGTGCGCAAAGCCCTGAAGATGACGCCTGCCGAGGTGCAGACCCTGGTGAAAGACTCAAACCTGAAAGGGCGCGGCGGCGCTGGTTTCAACACCGGCCTGAAGTGGAGCTTTGTGCCTATGGGACCCGAAGCCGCCACGCCTAAATACCTCGTGGCCAACGCCGATGAGATGGAGCCCGGCACTTTCAAGGACCGCGTACTGCTGGAGGGCAACCCACACCAGCTCATCGAAGGGATGATTGTAGCCGCCTATGCCATTCAGGCTAGTATAAGCTACGTCTTCCTGCGCTGGGCCTATAGACTTGCCGCCAGAGAAATCACCCAGGCCATACAGGAGGCACACGCAGCTGGCTACCTGGGCAAAAACATACTTGGCTCCGGCTTTGATTTGGAGATGCACCTGCATACCGGCGTCGGGCGCTACATGTGCGGCGAGGAAACCGCTTTGCTCAATGCCTTGGAAGGCAAGCGCGCCAACCCCAGAGCCAAACCTCCCTTCCCGCAGGTCAGTGGCCTGTTCGGAAAACCAACTATCGTTAACAACGTGGAGACGCTCTGTAATCTGCCGCACATCCTCAACAACGGTGTGGAATGGTTCAAAAGCTTAAGCAAAAGCCCGGATGCGGGCACCAAACTATATGGCGTAAGCGGCCGTGTGAAAACGCCGGGCTGCTGGGAATTGCCGATGGGCGTGACTATTCGGGAACTGCTGGAAGTGTATGCCGGTGGCATGCAGGACGGTTACCTGTTCAGGGGCCTTCTACCTGGTGGCGCCTCTACTGATTTCCTGGTGGAAGAGCACCTGGATGTGCCCATGGACTTCGGTTCCATTCAGGCAGCTGGCAGCAGGATGGGAACGGGAACCATGATTATTCTGGATGACCAGACCTGCCCCGTTGGTTTCGTGCACAACCTGCAGCATTTCTTTGCGCAGGAATCGTGTGGTTTCTGCACGCCATGCCGCGAGGGCCTGCCCTGGGTAGAGAAGATTTTACTGGCTATTGACAAGGGAGAAGGCAAACCTGAACACCTGCTCACCCTTGATTTTCATACCAAATACCTTGGCCCCGGCAACACCTTCTGTGCACTGGCACCCGGCGCCATGGAACCCCTGCAGAGCGCTCTGAAATACTTCAGAGAGGATTTTGAACGGCACATCTACGAACACCACTGTCCCTTGAGCAAGAGCAAAGCATGGCAACCATCTATATAG
- the nuoE gene encoding NADH-quinone oxidoreductase subunit NuoE produces the protein MLTAEEKHQIDHEIGLVPSPKNACIEALKIVQQRHGWVSDESLQDVAEYVGMSTAELDSVATFYNLIFRRPVGRHVILVCDSISCYVMGYEGIRDQLFDTLNIQYGQTTADGRFTLLPNCCLGTCDCAPALMIDNDLYRNLTVEQLDEILSKYT, from the coding sequence ATGCTGACTGCAGAAGAAAAACATCAGATAGACCATGAAATCGGGCTGGTGCCTTCGCCCAAGAACGCCTGTATTGAGGCGCTGAAAATCGTGCAGCAGCGCCATGGCTGGGTGTCGGACGAGAGCCTGCAGGATGTGGCCGAGTATGTGGGCATGTCCACGGCGGAACTTGACAGCGTGGCGACTTTTTACAACCTGATTTTCCGGAGACCTGTCGGCCGGCATGTTATACTTGTCTGCGACAGCATCAGCTGCTATGTGATGGGCTACGAAGGCATCCGCGACCAGCTTTTCGATACACTCAACATACAATACGGCCAGACTACAGCAGATGGCCGTTTTACCCTGCTCCCCAACTGCTGCCTCGGCACCTGCGACTGTGCCCCCGCCCTGATGATCGACAACGATTTGTACCGTAACCTGACGGTGGAACAACTGGATGAGATACTGAGCAAGTATACCTAA
- the nuoC gene encoding NADH-quinone oxidoreductase subunit C/D, with the protein MENVSGTLEQLQSRFGADTFTPQTTKDEILTLWMPHGKIVEVLTYLKKEISQPYLLLYDLTATDERTRKPDNGHIPYAFTIIYHLFSFHRNSFIRLKVGYRDEFPVVPSINTLWANANWYEREVYDMFGIRFEGHPHLYRILMPRTWVGHPLRKEHPARATEMGPFALYDDKIDLEQSALQFKPEEWGLKRESDNSDFMFLNIGPQHPGTHGVLRIVLQLDGEDIVDAIPDIGFHHRGQEKMAERQSWHTYLPYTDRVDYLGGVMNNLAYLLAVEKLAGIQVPERVKVIRVMLCELFRIASHLVWYGTFAQDVGQLSPVFYMFTDREKIFDIVEAVTGGRMHPNWFRIGGVAQDLPKGWELLVQNFLDYFPKRLKEYDNMVMKNSLFKARTKGIGIFTTAEAIEWGVTGPNLRACGFDWDFRKKQPYSGYELFDFEVPTAANGDCYDRAVVRVAEMRQSLRIIDQCLKNMPGGPYKADHPLTTPPIKKHTMHDIETLITHFLGVSWGPVMPPGEAMSCIEATKGANGYYVMSDGNTSPYRLRIRTPSFPHMQMLPYITKGYTVADLLSILGAMDYVLADIDR; encoded by the coding sequence ATGGAAAACGTAAGCGGCACATTGGAGCAGTTACAGTCGCGGTTTGGGGCCGACACCTTCACCCCGCAAACGACTAAGGATGAGATTCTCACCCTCTGGATGCCGCACGGCAAAATCGTGGAGGTGCTGACGTACCTGAAAAAGGAAATCTCCCAGCCTTACCTCCTGCTCTACGATCTGACGGCCACCGACGAGCGGACACGCAAACCTGACAACGGCCATATTCCCTACGCTTTCACCATCATCTACCACCTCTTCTCCTTCCACCGCAACAGCTTTATCCGGCTGAAGGTGGGCTATCGTGATGAATTTCCGGTGGTACCGAGCATAAACACACTTTGGGCCAACGCCAACTGGTACGAGCGCGAGGTATATGATATGTTCGGCATCCGCTTTGAAGGCCACCCGCACCTGTACCGCATCCTGATGCCCCGCACCTGGGTCGGCCACCCGCTGCGCAAGGAGCACCCAGCCCGCGCCACCGAAATGGGACCTTTTGCCCTGTATGATGATAAAATTGATTTGGAGCAGTCAGCGCTGCAGTTTAAGCCGGAAGAGTGGGGCCTGAAGCGGGAAAGCGACAACAGTGATTTTATGTTCCTCAACATCGGTCCGCAGCACCCGGGCACGCACGGGGTGCTGCGCATTGTGCTGCAGCTGGATGGGGAGGATATTGTGGATGCCATCCCGGATATTGGTTTCCACCACCGGGGGCAGGAGAAAATGGCCGAGCGCCAGTCGTGGCACACCTACCTTCCCTACACCGACCGCGTGGATTACCTGGGTGGGGTGATGAACAACCTTGCCTACTTGCTGGCGGTTGAAAAACTGGCCGGAATCCAGGTGCCGGAGCGGGTGAAGGTGATTCGGGTGATGCTGTGCGAACTTTTCCGCATTGCCAGCCACCTGGTGTGGTACGGCACATTTGCGCAGGACGTGGGCCAGCTCTCGCCCGTGTTTTACATGTTCACCGACAGAGAGAAAATCTTCGACATCGTGGAAGCGGTGACGGGCGGCCGCATGCACCCGAACTGGTTCCGCATTGGCGGAGTAGCGCAGGACCTGCCTAAAGGCTGGGAATTACTGGTGCAGAACTTCCTCGACTACTTCCCAAAAAGGCTGAAGGAGTATGACAACATGGTGATGAAGAACAGCCTGTTCAAGGCCCGCACTAAAGGTATTGGCATTTTCACGACAGCCGAAGCCATTGAGTGGGGCGTGACCGGGCCAAACCTGCGTGCCTGCGGCTTCGACTGGGATTTCCGTAAAAAGCAGCCTTACTCTGGCTACGAATTGTTTGATTTTGAAGTGCCCACCGCTGCAAACGGCGATTGCTACGACCGCGCTGTGGTGCGCGTGGCCGAGATGCGCCAGAGCCTGCGCATCATAGACCAGTGTCTGAAAAACATGCCGGGAGGGCCGTATAAAGCGGATCATCCGCTCACCACGCCGCCCATCAAGAAGCACACAATGCACGATATTGAAACGCTGATCACCCACTTTTTAGGAGTGAGTTGGGGTCCTGTGATGCCCCCTGGGGAAGCCATGAGTTGCATTGAGGCGACCAAAGGCGCCAACGGCTACTATGTCATGAGCGACGGCAACACATCACCCTACCGCCTGCGCATCCGCACCCCCTCGTTTCCGCACATGCAGATGCTGCCCTATATAACGAAGGGCTATACAGTCGCGGATTTGCTGTCCATACTTGGGGCGATGGATTATGTGCTGGCAGACATTGACAGGTAA
- a CDS encoding DUF4242 domain-containing protein: MPKYVIEREIPGAGKLSAEELKGVAQTSCGVLNNLGPQIQWVHSYVTGDKVYCIYNAPNEEMVREHARQGGFPANSVSEVKAIIDPVTAEH; this comes from the coding sequence ATGCCGAAGTATGTAATTGAGCGGGAAATTCCCGGCGCTGGCAAACTTTCTGCCGAAGAACTAAAAGGCGTTGCACAGACTTCCTGTGGCGTGTTAAATAACCTAGGCCCGCAGATTCAGTGGGTGCATAGCTATGTGACAGGAGATAAGGTCTATTGCATTTATAATGCTCCAAACGAGGAGATGGTACGGGAGCACGCCAGGCAAGGCGGTTTTCCCGCAAACAGCGTCAGTGAAGTAAAAGCCATCATTGATCCGGTTACAGCAGAGCACTAA